The nucleotide sequence ATGAAAGGAAATGCGCCGAGTAAAAGAGGGCGATGCGGTTCAAATAGTTTCCGGTCGCAAGATTGAGCAACACGGAAAGCGCGAACAGCGTCCACACCGAAATCAACGGGCGCTCGCCGCCGTCTCGATCAGTCCACAGCGCCGCAGTCAGAGCCATGTATGGCACGAGCATCGCCGCGTAGTAGCTCTTCCACGAAATCGGCGTGAACGAGGACATCAGGCAGAACAAGCCGCACAGCGCCAGCCGGCTCGCGAGGGTTCCGCGCTCACGGCTCATCGCGTCCCAGAGCGACACTGCCGCGACGAGCAGCAACTCGAGTCCCATTCCGGCAATCGTTGCGGCGGACGACGTTTCCACGTCAGCCCCGCCGCGAAGACTCATCAGCCGCGCGACCGCCGACACGGCCGACTGGTTTGTGAGCATCGTGCGATATCGATTCGTCATCGAGACGATCGCGTTCAGGTAGGCGCCGGTCTGATCGATCCATCCGCGCGGTCCAAAGATCACGATCGGCGCGGCTATCAGCACGATTCCCGCCGCCGCCGCCCATCCGAGCGCGCCGAAACGCCGGCGAATCGCAAGATGAAGCGCGGCCAGCACGGCGAACGGCTTGATCAGTATCGCCGCCGCAAGCATCAGACCCGCCCACGCATCGCGAGACTCGTCGGCGTAAATGATTGCCCACACGATCAACGCCAGGGTCGGAAGATTTATCTGGCCGTGCTCGATGTTGTTGTCGATGAATCGAGATGACAGCAACACCGGGACAACGATCAGCGCGGCCGGCAATCGCCGCGCGCGGCCGAACAGAATCACGCCCGCGCCGAGGATCAATTCGATCAACGAAAATGCGTTGACCGTGAAGAAAACAAATTGCGCAACATGGCGGGGCAGCGCCCCGAGCGGCGCGAACCCGATCGCAAAGATCGGCGCGTAGAGAAACCGATCGGAGTCGGCCGGCGGATAGATCGCGAGGCCGTGAAGCACGCGACGGCCCGCGCGATAGTAAACGTTGAAGTCGCCCTGCGTCCGAAGCGTCGCCGAGATGCCGAGCCCTACGATGTAGATACCCATCGCGAGCCATGCGAACTGGCGGGCGCGCGTGGCGTCGATCGTTTTCATCGCGGAAGGCAGGCTGGCCGCGCGCCGCGCGGCGGTCACGCGATCGGTTTGGCTTCCTCGATCAGCATGATCGGAATGTCATCGCGCACCGGATACTCCAGTCTGCAAGCGCTGCAGACCAGGCCGTCCTGCTTGTCGTTGAGATGCAGGTCGCCCTTGCATTTCGGGCACGCCAGGATGTCGAGCAGTTCCTGACTCAGCGCCATCGCGGAAATCCTCCAGGCATTTTCTTTCCTCTCGCTATGCATCCGCCGCCGCCGAGGCTGCGGTCATGCGACCCAGTATCAACTCGTCGAGCGCGCGCGCATCGGCCGCATCCATCGTTACTTCAAGTCTGAGAGCGTATAGCGAATCGCGCGGGAACGGAAACCGCTCCAGCTTGACCAGGTCCTTCTCGGTCGTGACGACCAAGTCGGTGTCGCGCATCGCATTCACCATAGCCTGCCAGTCAGCGTTCGTGTAGGCATGATGGTCCGGATAATCGAAAACGCCGACCAGGTCCGCGTCGAGTTCGCGCAGCATCGCGTAGAACGCGCTTGAATCCGCCAGACCGCTCACCGCCAGCACGCGTCGTCCGCCCAGCCCCAGCGGGGTTTCGCGCCACACCCCATTCTCGGTGACCAGCAACGCGCGCGGCCGCACCGACGCGTGAAGTATTTTGCGCGCGGTTAGCTTCTTCATCTGCGCCGGTCTAATTGCCGACGCGGCAGTTCCGAAGTTCATCACTACGATCGCGTCTGCGCGGCCGACCGCGCGGATCGGTTCGCGCATCGGTCCGGCCGGCAGCAGCCAGCCGTTGCCGAAGCCGCGCTCATTGCTCACCAGCACCAGATCCACGTCGCGATTCAAGCGCACGTGCTGAAAGCCGTCGTCCAGGATCACCGCGTCGAGCGGACCGAGCTTGCTTAGCAGCTCGACGCCGTCGAGGCGCCGGCGCGCAACCGCAATCGGACCGGCGAACGACTTCGCCATCATCGCCGGCTCGTCGCCCGCGTCTTCCGCTAAGATTTTCAACGTGCCGCCGTCAGCCACCAGCTCGGCGCGCACTCTGGATCGCGCGCGTCGGTAGCCCCGGCTCACGATTCCGACGCGCAGGCCGTGGCTCTGCAAGCGGTTGGCGAGAAACAACGTGAACGGCGTCTTGCCGTTTCCGCCGACCGTCAGATTGCCCACGCTCACCGTCATCACCGGCGCCCGCCGTTTCATCATCCGCCAGTACAGATGACGTGCCGCCACGCCGACTCGGTAAAATCCCGCCGCAGCCGCGAGCCCGGTCCAAATTGGAAAAAGTGGAGCGGGAAGATCCCGCCGCCACAATCGCTCGATTCGTGGGCGATTCGGACTCGGCTCGTTTGAGGGCATCGGTCAGCCGAGATTAATGAGCCCTTCGAGCTGCTTCAAGGCGAACCGCGCGCCGCCCGACGACCGGCTCACCGCAGCGCGCGCGCGTTGGCCCGCCTGTTGTCGCGCCTCATCGTCGGCGAGCCATTGCGAAGTTTCGCTGATTATGTCGCTCGCGTTCTTGACGATTCGTGCGCCGCCGGAACTGACCAGCGACGACACTATCTGCTGCTGGTTCTCGTGATACGGACCGATGAGGACCGGGACCTCGGCCAACGCGGGCTCGGCCGGGTTTTGCCCGCCGCGTCCCGGCGCGAGGCTGCCGCCGACGAACGCGATCGATCCGCGCCGATAAAAGCTGCGCAGCTCGCCCATGGTGTCGAGGATCAAAACGTCCGCGTCGCGCGCCGCGCGCGGTGAATTGAGCTCCGACGCTTTCACGTAATCGAGCGAGGCCGCGTGCAGCGCCTTTTCGATCTCCGGCGTGCGCTCGAGATGACGCGGCGCTATCGTGAGCGCGAGCTGCGGAAAGTCCTTGCGCAGTTCGCGGTAAGCGCCTGCAATCACGGCGTCCTCGCCGGCCGCCGTCGATCCCGCGATAAAAATTTTCCGCCCGGGTGCAAACCCCATCAGCTCAGGACGAATTGGTTCTTCATTCGCCATCTGCGCCTGCGCCGCTTCGATTTTGGTGTTGCCGGTGACTACCACTGTTGCCGCGAGATCGAACTTCGCGTAACGCCGCGCGTCTTCGGGGCTCTGCGTCAGAATCAAGCTTGCCTGGCCGAGCGCATCTTCAAACAGGCCGCGCGCGCGCAGGTAACGACGCAGCGATCGCTCCGACATCCGGCCGTTGACCACCGCGATCGTCGCGCCCGTCCGCGCGGATTCGATGAAGTAGTTCGGCCAGATTTCAGTCTCGGTGATCAGCACCACGCTCGGCTGCACGCGCTCCAGAAAGGATCGTACCGCGCGCCGATTGTCCAGCGGCGCAAGCATCCACGCCGCCGCCCCCGGGATTCGGCGCCTGGCCGCCTCACGTCCCGCCGCCGTCATCGCGGTGATTGCCATGACCGCGCCCGGATAGCGTTCGAGCAAACCGTTGGCGACCGGCCGAATCGCTTCGATCTCGCCGACCGAGGCCGCATGAATCCAGATTCGCGGCGCGCCCGCGGTATCCGGAAAATCGCCGTGTCCCATCCGCTCGCGATAGTCCCGCAGGTTCGCCGGATGCGCGGCCAGCAGCGCAAACGGCAGCGCCGGATACCACAGCAAATTGTACAGCGCGCTTAGCATCGGAGCCTCGTCGATCCGCACACCTGACGAGTCGAATTTACGATCAGTAAGTATCAGTTGACGAGACCGCCATTGCCGGCCAGATCTTCGGGGGACATGAATTGAAGGTCGTAGAGCTTTCGGTACTCCTGCCCGCGCGCAAACAATTCGTCGTGCGTTCCATCTTCGACTATCCGGCCGTGAACGACTACGAAGATCCGGTCGGCCCGGCGCACCGTGGACAGCCGATGCGCTATCACCAGCGTCGTGCGGTTTGCCATCAGATGCTCGAGCGCTTCCTGCACCGAGCGCTCGGCGGCAGAGTCCAGCGAGGAGGTTGCCTCGTCGAGGATCAGAATCGGCGCGTCTTTGAGCAGCGCCCGCGCGATCGCGATTCGCTGCCGTTCTCCGCCCGACATGCGCACGCCCAGTTCGCCCACCATCGTCTCGTAACCGTTGGGCAGCCGGGTGATGAAGTCGTGAGCGTTGGCGAGCTTGGCGGCCGCGATTACGCGCTCGAGATGCTTGTCGCTGCTGCCGTACGCGATATTGGCGCGAATGGTGTCGTCGAACAGAAACGTGCTCTGCGTGACCAGACCGATTTCCGCGCGCAGCGAGTTAAGCCGCAGCTTGCGTATGTCGATTCCATCAACGGTGACGCGACCTTGCTGTACATCGTAAAAGCGCGGAATCAAATCCGCCAGCGTGGATTTGCCGCCGCCGCTCATTCCGACCAGCGCCACGACTTGGCCAACCCCGATCTCCAGGTTGATATCGTGCAGCACCCATTCGTCGCCGTACCGGAAACTGACATTCTCGAACGCGACGCGGTGCGGGCCGGGCCGCAGCTCGATTCCATTGGGATCGTCGGGAACCTCGCTCGGATGATCCATCATCTCGAAAACGCGTTCGGCCGCGGCCAGCCCCTGCTGAATACTGTTGTTGGTTTTGCCCAGCGCCTTAAACGGCCGGTACACGAGGATCATGGTCGTAAAGAACCCGGCGAATTGTCCCAGCGTGCGCGTGCCCGCTTGCAGCGATCCCACTGCCCACCAGACCACCGCGACGACCGCAAACGCGCCCAGCGCCTCGACCAGCGGGCCGGTAAACGCCTTGATCCGCGCCACCCGCATGAAGATTCGGAACAGCCGCTTGAGCTCCCGATTGAAACGCGCGCGCTCGTAATCTTCCATCCCGAACGCCTTGACCACGCGATTTCCCTGGAAGGTTTCAACCAGCAGCGACTGCAAGCCGCTCAATTGCTTTTGCTGATTCTTGGTCTCGCGCCGAACTTTCTTCGACAGACTGGCGATCGGCACAATGACGATCGGAAAACCGATGAAGGCGATGATCGCGAGCTGCCAGTCGAGCCAGAAGGCCGTCACCAGCAACGCGATCAGCGACATGCCGTCGCCGAAGATCGAAAACACGCCGCTGCTCAGACTCGACACCACCAGGCCGACGTCGCTGATGATTCGCGCAACCATCACGCCCGTCGGCGTGCGGTTGAAAAAGCTCAGCGATTGGCGCTGCAGGCTCTCGTTCAGATCGGCCCGGATATCCATCGTCAGCTTCTGGGATATATATGAGCTCAAGTAGTCGTTGGAAAAATTCGCGAACGCGCGCAGCAAAAATAATCCTGCGAGCATCAGCGAGAATTCACGCAGCTTCGAGGCGCTGTGCGGATCGAGCTGATGGGCGACTTTGAGATTGGCGACCAGATCGACCACCAACTTCATGATGAACGGGATTCCGGCGCTGGCCGCCGACAGCAAGGCCATCGCGATGCCCAGCAACAGCACGTACGGGAACAGGTATTTGCGCAGGTAGCCGAACAGCCGCCATTGCAACGGGGTCAGCAGCTTCATGCGTTCATCCTGACTCCGATCATCTCGAGCGCGATCGTCGCGACCCGCGCCGCCGCTCCCGGCGATCCGAGCTTCTCGCGCAATGCCGTCAGCGCGGCCACCGTTTCCGCGCGTATCGTGTCGCTCAGGAGCGGCTCGGCGGCTCGCACCAGCTTCTCCGCGGTCACGTCGCCCTGGATCAGTTCGGGCACGATTTGCCGGCCCGCCAGGATATTCGGCATCCCGATAAATTCCACTCCCGTAACCAGCATCCGCCCTAGGATATAGGTAAGTGGCGACACTTTGTAGGCGATAACTTCGGGGCATCCGAGCAGCGCCGTCTCCAGCGTGGCGGTCCCCGACGCGACCAGCGCGAGTTCGCTCGCCGCGACCAGGTTGTATGTGTCGCCCTCGACAATCCTGATTCCCGCCAACTCCGTGCGTCCAACCTCGGCGAGCTCGGCCTGGGTCAGGGTCGGCGCCAGCGCGAGCGCTATTTCAAGGCCATGATCGCGCGCGACAATCCGCGCCGCCTTGACCATCGGACTCAGCAGGTAACGAACTTCGGCGCGGCGGCTGCCCGGCAGGATCGAGATGATTCGCGCGCGCGGCGGGAATCCATGGCGCTTCAGCGTCTCCTCCCGGCTCTGGACCGTGGCGACCCGATCGAGCAGCGGATGCCCAACGAATGAAACGCGCTCGCCCGCGCGATGGAACAGTTCGGCCTCGAACGGCAGCACCACCGCGAGGCGGCCCGCGCGATCCACCAGCTTGTTGATTCGGCCGCGCCGCCACGCCCAGACTTGCGGCGTGATGTAGTAAAGCACCGGCACGCCCGCGCGCCTGGCCGTGCCGGAGAGAATCAGGTTGAACTCCGCGTAGTCAATCAGGATCACCAGGTCCGGCTTCTCCCGCCTGATGATTCGACGCAGTGCGCGAAACGCGCCGATCGTGCGCCCAATCGTGGAAGCCAGCTCCGAAAGTCCCAGCCCGTGGATGTCCTCGGTTGCGACGATCGCCCGCACCCCGGCTGCGCGCATCTTCTCGCCCGCAATTCCGAACAGGTCGCACGACGGATCGCGCGCGAGAATTTCCCGCGCCAAATCGCCGCCATGAAGATCGCCCGACGCCTCGCCCGCAACGATCATGATGCGGTGCCTGCGTGCGGTCTCTTTCACGCGTTCATCAGGCGGCGGCGGCGCTTCGGCATTCAACGGCATCGAAGGGATTGTGATTGAAAAACACGGCGCCGCAAATAGCCCTGCCCGTGCGATTCAGTTGTCGGAAGCGAACCGCCTGCGGATCGCGTCGCGTATCTGATCGAGCGGCGAACGCTGCTCCGACATCCGTTCCGCCAGTAAGGCCTCCTCGGTGCAGATTTCGCAGGTCGCGCCATGGAGGCCGCGATAACAATCGAGCAGATTCTGATGACCGTCCGCCTTGTCGCATCCGCAATAGCAATGCAGTTCCGCCAGTAGCGCGGGATTTTTCTCCGCAACCATGTACGCCTGCTTTACCGGACCGGTGAACTGGTTTGGATCGAGCGTCAAACGGCCCTGCGCCGCGTTGGCCGCGACGGTCTTGGCCTCCGCCCGCCCCGCGCAGCAGCAATGACCCGCGATGCACATCGCTCCGCGCGCGCCGCCATTGTCCGCCGATGAACCGCCGAACGATGGCCACAGATATGTCAGCGCCAGAATCGCCGCAACCGAGGAGCCGAAAATCATTGCCCGTCTCATGCTGCATCTCTCAACCCTTGTTCAGGGTCTTTCTGAGGTCATCGACGATATCCTGGGCTTTTACGATTTCGCCGTTGTATTCTCGCACCAACCGCCCATCCGGCCCGATCAGCATCATATCGACCAGGTGGCCGATCGAACCGTCCGGCATGATTTGCCGGCTGAGCTTGAAGCCCGCCAGCGCTTTATCGATGTCTCCGGGACCTCCGGTCAGGAAATACCATCCTTTCTCGTTCGCCCCCTGCTGACGTGCGTAATCGAGCAACTGCTTGGGGCCGTCATGCTCGGGATCGACGCTGATCGAAACGATGGTGACCTTCGAACCGAGGTCGGTCCCCAGCCGGAGCGCGACGTTTGTCAATTTCGCCGTCTCCATCCGGCACTCCCCCGGGCACGAGGTATAGATGAAATCCACCACCAGCGGTTTGCCCTTGAGCGACGCGAGCGAGAGCTGGTTGCCATTCTGATCGACGAGCATGGTGTCGGTGAGGCAGCTCGAGGCGGCCGTGGTTGAGTCGCCGTGGCATCCGGCGGCCGCGAACAGGCTCGAGGTCATTGCTACGATGATGGCGAGAGACCGGAGATTAGAGTGGATACTCATGTTATATCCTACTGGTTATATATCCGTTACTAATTTGTGAATATCAACCATGCCCTCGCTATAGCTACTCAGATAGTCAGAAGAGCGCGTCTCCGGCTTTAAGATCTGCGGTCTTGATGCGTACGATTCCGGAATCGTCCTTGTGCGGCAAGCTGACGGGCACGCACGACGCTTTGCCTTCAGTCATCCGATCGATTGGGTAGTGATTCCCGCACACCCGGCAAATCAGCTCGCCCCCGACCACCCGGTAGCCGCGATGGAACGCAAAGCACTCTCGGCATGCGTCGAACACCGAGCGCACGTTGCCATCGACCCCGCGCGCGAGCACGAAGCGCAGCCGCTTGCCTGTGTCATCGGTATAACAGAAAGGCCGCGCGCTGCCGGGACGCATCGCGGACACGTTGACCACGACTTCGTTGCTGCCGGTCACGGTTGTGCAATCTGAGCTCGCGGTGAAGATGAGAAACGCGGCGGCGCCGGCTGCGAGCACCAGACCGCCGAGAAGCTTGAGCCTGAGCGGACGCATCACAAATCGATGCTGTCGCAGCGCAGCGCAAGCGTCAAGGCGCGACCGAATCCGTCAGCATCACTTCCTTGATTCTCTCGGTTAGTTCCATCACGCGAAGTCCGTCCTCGGCGCTGACCGCCGGCGTGGACCTGCTGCGAACTGCCGCGACGAACGCATTGACTTCGTCGGCCAGCGGATCGCCTTCGCCGAAATCGATCTGCTCGGCCGAGATGGTGGGGAACTGCGCGCCCGGCGCCGGCGGAGCTTTGCGATAGATCTGGATGCTGCGCGCCTCGTAATCAACCGATAGGTACGCGTCGGGCTGGAAGAAGCGAATCTTGCGTTCGCGCCGGGCCGACACGCGGCTGGTGACCAGATTTGCGATGAGACCGCTGCGGAAGCGGATGCGCGCGTTGGCGAGGTCGATTCGATCGGTAAGGATTGCGACCCCGACCGCCTCGAGCGACGCGACCTCTGACGGCGCCACCGACAGGATCACGTCGAGGTCGTGCACCATCAGATCGAGCACCACATCCACGTCGGTGCCGCGCTCGGTGAACGGCGCGAGCCGATGGCATTCCACGAAGCGCGGATTTTTCACGATCGAATGCAGATGAACGACCGCCGGATTGAACCGCTCGAGGTGGCCTATCTGAAGAATGCGGCCGCTGGTCGACGCCAACCCGGCCAGTTCACGCGCCTGCACCAGCGTCTCGGCCATCGGCTTTTCCAGCAGCACGTCGATGCCCGATTTCAGCATCGCGGATGCGATCTCATGATGCGTTACGCCGGGCGACGCGACCGTCACCAGGTCCACCCTGCCCGCCAGCATTCGGTAGTCGGCCAGCGGCGTCGCGCCTACTTCCATCGCCACGGCCCGCGCCCGCTCGGCGTCGATATCGACGACGTGTGCGAGCTTGATTCCCGCAATGGCGGCGTACTTGCGCGCATGCAAGGTGCCCAGGCGGCCCGCGCCAATCACCGCGGCGCGCAGCTCAACCACCGGTTTTCGCATAGCCGTATAACGTCACGTTTTTCGCGCACGCGAGCTCGAGCGTGCGCTCGCGTTCGAGGATCAGCGCGACTTCGGCTTCGACGCCCAGCATCGCCGCGCCGATCTCGGCGAGCAATTGCACCGTAGCCGGGCCAATCGCGGGGCGATCGAAGCGCATGTCCTGCCCCGGTTTGGCCGCCTTGGCCACCACCAGGCCCGCGCCCACCAACGCGGCTGCGCGGCGCAGCGCGGCGTCGGTTCCTTCCAGCGCTTCCACCGCGGCGACCATCCCGTCGCGAACCGCGACAGTCTGGCCGATGTCGTAGCTGCCGAGCCGGCGCGCGACCGCGAATGCGAGCTCGAGGTCGCGGATTTGCGCGGGAGTCGGCTCGGGTCCGGCGCCGACGCCGGCGCGCGCCAGCCAATGCTCGATCATCGGGATCGGATCGATCATTTCGATGCCTTCGGCTTCGACTTCACGCGCGACGCCGCGGAGCACCGCGTCGTCGCTGAAGCGTCCGATTCCCGCCAGCATCTTAAGCGCGCGCGCGTCGGGCGCGAAAGAATCTTTCAGCCGCGCGCGTGAGATGCCGCCGGCCATCGCGGCTTGCGAGACTCCGGCGTTTTTGAAGACGTCGATTATTTTCTGCAGCTCGCCGACTTTGATCCAGGTTACTTCGCCGGCCACCGAGTCAAGCGCGCGATCGCTTTCATTGAGGTGCGCGACGGCGATAATTTTTATTCCGCGCTCGCGTGCGGCGCGCGCCACTTCGAGCGGGAAGACGCCGTTGCCCGCGATGAGCCCGAGCTTATTCACGCTCGCGGCCGACGACTCCGCGCTTCGAGTTGTTTATGAAATCAACCAGCCGCACGACCTCGGCAACCGTACCGTACTCGTCCAGCACCTGCTTCACGGCATCGTCGCGCAGCATCTTCGAAAAGAACAGCGTGCGGATCGCGGACTTGAGCGCCGCAATCGTTTCGGGCTTGAAGCCGCGCCGCTGCAGGCCGACTTCGTTGACGCCGGCCAGCCGCGCGCGCTCGGTTCCCGCCACCATCGAGTACGGCGGCACGTCCTGCGCCA is from Candidatus Binatus sp. and encodes:
- a CDS encoding Trm112 family protein, coding for MALSQELLDILACPKCKGDLHLNDKQDGLVCSACRLEYPVRDDIPIMLIEEAKPIA
- the lpxK gene encoding tetraacyldisaccharide 4'-kinase; the protein is MPSNEPSPNRPRIERLWRRDLPAPLFPIWTGLAAAAGFYRVGVAARHLYWRMMKRRAPVMTVSVGNLTVGGNGKTPFTLFLANRLQSHGLRVGIVSRGYRRARSRVRAELVADGGTLKILAEDAGDEPAMMAKSFAGPIAVARRRLDGVELLSKLGPLDAVILDDGFQHVRLNRDVDLVLVSNERGFGNGWLLPAGPMREPIRAVGRADAIVVMNFGTAASAIRPAQMKKLTARKILHASVRPRALLVTENGVWRETPLGLGGRRVLAVSGLADSSAFYAMLRELDADLVGVFDYPDHHAYTNADWQAMVNAMRDTDLVVTTEKDLVKLERFPFPRDSLYALRLEVTMDAADARALDELILGRMTAASAAADA
- a CDS encoding LpxI family protein; this encodes MNKLGLIAGNGVFPLEVARAARERGIKIIAVAHLNESDRALDSVAGEVTWIKVGELQKIIDVFKNAGVSQAAMAGGISRARLKDSFAPDARALKMLAGIGRFSDDAVLRGVAREVEAEGIEMIDPIPMIEHWLARAGVGAGPEPTPAQIRDLELAFAVARRLGSYDIGQTVAVRDGMVAAVEALEGTDAALRRAAALVGAGLVVAKAAKPGQDMRFDRPAIGPATVQLLAEIGAAMLGVEAEVALILERERTLELACAKNVTLYGYAKTGG
- a CDS encoding CYCXC family (seleno)protein codes for the protein MRRAMIFGSSVAAILALTYLWPSFGGSSADNGGARGAMCIAGHCCCAGRAEAKTVAANAAQGRLTLDPNQFTGPVKQAYMVAEKNPALLAELHCYCGCDKADGHQNLLDCYRGLHGATCEICTEEALLAERMSEQRSPLDQIRDAIRRRFASDN
- the lpxB gene encoding lipid-A-disaccharide synthase; this translates as MKETARRHRIMIVAGEASGDLHGGDLAREILARDPSCDLFGIAGEKMRAAGVRAIVATEDIHGLGLSELASTIGRTIGAFRALRRIIRREKPDLVILIDYAEFNLILSGTARRAGVPVLYYITPQVWAWRRGRINKLVDRAGRLAVVLPFEAELFHRAGERVSFVGHPLLDRVATVQSREETLKRHGFPPRARIISILPGSRRAEVRYLLSPMVKAARIVARDHGLEIALALAPTLTQAELAEVGRTELAGIRIVEGDTYNLVAASELALVASGTATLETALLGCPEVIAYKVSPLTYILGRMLVTGVEFIGMPNILAGRQIVPELIQGDVTAEKLVRAAEPLLSDTIRAETVAALTALREKLGSPGAAARVATIALEMIGVRMNA
- a CDS encoding Gfo/Idh/MocA family oxidoreductase; this encodes MRKPVVELRAAVIGAGRLGTLHARKYAAIAGIKLAHVVDIDAERARAVAMEVGATPLADYRMLAGRVDLVTVASPGVTHHEIASAMLKSGIDVLLEKPMAETLVQARELAGLASTSGRILQIGHLERFNPAVVHLHSIVKNPRFVECHRLAPFTERGTDVDVVLDLMVHDLDVILSVAPSEVASLEAVGVAILTDRIDLANARIRFRSGLIANLVTSRVSARRERKIRFFQPDAYLSVDYEARSIQIYRKAPPAPGAQFPTISAEQIDFGEGDPLADEVNAFVAAVRSRSTPAVSAEDGLRVMELTERIKEVMLTDSVAP
- a CDS encoding glycosyltransferase family 87 protein; the protein is MTAARRAASLPSAMKTIDATRARQFAWLAMGIYIVGLGISATLRTQGDFNVYYRAGRRVLHGLAIYPPADSDRFLYAPIFAIGFAPLGALPRHVAQFVFFTVNAFSLIELILGAGVILFGRARRLPAALIVVPVLLSSRFIDNNIEHGQINLPTLALIVWAIIYADESRDAWAGLMLAAAILIKPFAVLAALHLAIRRRFGALGWAAAAGIVLIAAPIVIFGPRGWIDQTGAYLNAIVSMTNRYRTMLTNQSAVSAVARLMSLRGGADVETSSAATIAGMGLELLLVAAVSLWDAMSRERGTLASRLALCGLFCLMSSFTPISWKSYYAAMLVPYMALTAALWTDRDGGERPLISVWTLFALSVLLNLATGNYLNRIALFYSAHFLSSLLALAAVFALWLQSGIEAAQA
- a CDS encoding ABC transporter ATP-binding protein, which gives rise to MKLLTPLQWRLFGYLRKYLFPYVLLLGIAMALLSAASAGIPFIMKLVVDLVANLKVAHQLDPHSASKLREFSLMLAGLFLLRAFANFSNDYLSSYISQKLTMDIRADLNESLQRQSLSFFNRTPTGVMVARIISDVGLVVSSLSSGVFSIFGDGMSLIALLVTAFWLDWQLAIIAFIGFPIVIVPIASLSKKVRRETKNQQKQLSGLQSLLVETFQGNRVVKAFGMEDYERARFNRELKRLFRIFMRVARIKAFTGPLVEALGAFAVVAVVWWAVGSLQAGTRTLGQFAGFFTTMILVYRPFKALGKTNNSIQQGLAAAERVFEMMDHPSEVPDDPNGIELRPGPHRVAFENVSFRYGDEWVLHDINLEIGVGQVVALVGMSGGGKSTLADLIPRFYDVQQGRVTVDGIDIRKLRLNSLRAEIGLVTQSTFLFDDTIRANIAYGSSDKHLERVIAAAKLANAHDFITRLPNGYETMVGELGVRMSGGERQRIAIARALLKDAPILILDEATSSLDSAAERSVQEALEHLMANRTTLVIAHRLSTVRRADRIFVVVHGRIVEDGTHDELFARGQEYRKLYDLQFMSPEDLAGNGGLVN
- a CDS encoding 3-deoxy-D-manno-octulosonic acid transferase, yielding MLSALYNLLWYPALPFALLAAHPANLRDYRERMGHGDFPDTAGAPRIWIHAASVGEIEAIRPVANGLLERYPGAVMAITAMTAAGREAARRRIPGAAAWMLAPLDNRRAVRSFLERVQPSVVLITETEIWPNYFIESARTGATIAVVNGRMSERSLRRYLRARGLFEDALGQASLILTQSPEDARRYAKFDLAATVVVTGNTKIEAAQAQMANEEPIRPELMGFAPGRKIFIAGSTAAGEDAVIAGAYRELRKDFPQLALTIAPRHLERTPEIEKALHAASLDYVKASELNSPRAARDADVLILDTMGELRSFYRRGSIAFVGGSLAPGRGGQNPAEPALAEVPVLIGPYHENQQQIVSSLVSSGGARIVKNASDIISETSQWLADDEARQQAGQRARAAVSRSSGGARFALKQLEGLINLG
- a CDS encoding SCO family protein; its protein translation is MSIHSNLRSLAIIVAMTSSLFAAAGCHGDSTTAASSCLTDTMLVDQNGNQLSLASLKGKPLVVDFIYTSCPGECRMETAKLTNVALRLGTDLGSKVTIVSISVDPEHDGPKQLLDYARQQGANEKGWYFLTGGPGDIDKALAGFKLSRQIMPDGSIGHLVDMMLIGPDGRLVREYNGEIVKAQDIVDDLRKTLNKG
- a CDS encoding Fe-S-containing protein, which codes for MRSRLDACAALRQHRFVMRPLRLKLLGGLVLAAGAAAFLIFTASSDCTTVTGSNEVVVNVSAMRPGSARPFCYTDDTGKRLRFVLARGVDGNVRSVFDACRECFAFHRGYRVVGGELICRVCGNHYPIDRMTEGKASCVPVSLPHKDDSGIVRIKTADLKAGDALF